The following are from one region of the Takifugu rubripes chromosome 16, fTakRub1.2, whole genome shotgun sequence genome:
- the tdrd15 gene encoding tudor domain-containing protein 15 — translation MQEVPSSQHQISGSSALWSVDLKLTHLDWNPETTLIHFQGKHPTMCELDYIILQCEIQRAPKAKAAVDIGDLCLVEDLASAHWYRGRVQNRKEDLFDVFLIDYGNILSVGAANISACSDDLFSLHPKIVCGFLSSVLISQSCCTSAVEQYFSNLVGKNVTGYAQAVLPYKVLILEVPEINNELVLHGFGRHVDTDTFLFLVEMLTEIPPKQGTEPTPDPLIKNPSGREELSALQAYRDLLSFQGPQLRCGTQATVCVTAAASAQHFYCRICGMEQDLQEISKKLAAVYEGRTRETNHGVQENLGLLCAVKGKDWGWHRGFLPFLPDKSRIRVFFIDYGFFECVDIEDVHRLPDGFDSIPFMAFPCSLGDVDEEVKARQLSFLKSGLLGSVLDVEIRDFEEKEHLYTVTINNPEGKAVEKAEPILKTKRDFAAEDLTSHNSYLYLETIIRETFLKTLGIEEMTEGAAFVGYVTFAQNPERFWIRTQNRNDEFEELMSNMVDHFREVKMDDDVLVNPQLGTLCCAMYEEDLHFYRALVISQLLHGCEVLFIDFGNIEKVPHNLIKKIPRALADPPAFAFCCSLDNVIPLDDVWTTTMCESFRKTVSGKALRVQVVQMRKSTFVVDLYEMGDGAQSIAEFISSKHDGFWSSVPNKPAADTDTECQRHGEVSDPPEEKQEVEVSEEQEDKTCKNTGKAAFKSLNIKPGCQLAVCCSCVASPSDFWCLSFDRARALAKLMTKMQLYYSTHTVPLLPEDSCCVVKSPRDEVWYRAAITDRQQARCVLALVDYGYSVQMEEHHLQGILPEFLHLERQAFRCSLSRLIEPAEPVSVGGWSSKVCKLLKELLHDKNSLRCIVVSQWNIKNRGSCNVVELYSNKYQQSITSFLLEQGLAREATFSILPMSSEFPESFVYSSFDLGPGSKEEVFVTHIINQGEIYCHLERNIDVIEKLEMKIVEETRKRTPGDSDAAVRNLCLAKYFDGLWYRGFVHAVQSAVHLGVFFVDYGNSVISEKSNVARISGGCADLLHTPMQALRFRLASVPREELYADVSQWLSETVLHRQLTARVLAPMEDGSFDVELFDGDASINEKVRELVASLLPKTKPLLSLPGQNKTNLGPLSTGTTSQTQRGGGVCAMERPEEERSVPAEPQETPEEPQASLHAGGESVPELVGKTDIPQLSSLPDIEVTEGFRTSCFMSHIDSLSSFFLQRADDEPAILKMVEDLNSDALRGSLRRVSPTSLQTGALVLAEYEEDGALYRSVVKHLEGNSVKVEFLDYGNSSVMEDRIFSIPEEFLSQPRFSIPCCLFDNKAYENEAAFTRAAMEKPLLFHFARHPGPQWEVVIVEGATGPSEPPVESKTHSEERGNDPAGLSGTDQALSTVDPEKSTQTPPASLPSRLKRLTCRCCRRPPTRLKRGSRDVRRQTKSLSEEPEGPGAHAVTPLNIQSKTTENCTLLSVTRDGSFYVRLQRSAHLLSALERSIFHNLHRCAPVPAEEVKVGLKCLVQVPKDQRWHRAVVQQVYGQTCLVRLDDHGITEAISAGSVRQRCDLLTEVPDLAVLCRMNSFGFGACRSWLESLQLLVGSEVRLIFMSYSEVGELWKVEMVVNPLFLGLLMSPEKTSDPAASRPQQLNFAPVELDKSYHGFAAAATNPFEFCVLLEESLLVLKKVSVMLSNLPKQLLPLPEAHLLPGTCCLLKSSTKKKWCRAEVVHLGGTIVLLNLLDYGFYECTPRENAGQLRMLPAEMRNLPKVIHPCILRGVRPLGADGQWADEAAFCFQRCLYQKRLQIFFRERVSDSAWKVDMLADGVHVAKWLVDAQQAHYLDIVQEVRFQEWSLGTGNRSKEERDEVYDGFRSYFTEVQRKIPISKSSHCSLM, via the exons ATGCAGGAAGTGCCAAGCTCCCAACACCAAAT CTCTGGTTCCTCTGCTCTGTGGTCGGTGGACCTGAAGTTAACCCATTTGGACTGGAACCCTGAAACTACCCTGATACACTTCCAGGGAAAACACCCCACCATGTGTGAGCTGGATTATATCATCTTACAGTGTGAGATACAGCGGGCGCCGAAGGCCAAAGCTGCCGTGGACATCGGAGACTTGTGTCTGGTTGAGGATTTGGCGTCGGCCCACTGGTACAGAGGAAGAGTCCAGAACAGGAAGGAAGACTTGTTTGATGTTTTCCTCATTGATTATGGGAACATCCTGAGTGTCGGCGCCGCCAACATTTCTGCCTGTTCAGACGACTTGTTCAGCCTCCATCCCAAGATAGTTTGTGGTTTCCTTTCCAGCGTGCTGATatcccagagctgctgcacgtCTGCAGTGGAGCAGTACTTCTCCAATCTGGTTGGGAAAAACGTCACAGGTTACGCGCAGGCTGTCCTGCCCTACAAGGTCCTCATACTGGAAGTCCCTGAGATCAACAATGAGCTCGTTCTGCACGGGTTTGGGAGGCACGTCGACACGGATACCTTCCTGTTCTTGGTCGAGATGCTCACAGAGATTCCACCCAAGCAGGGCACAGAACCGACTCCTGACCCGCTGATTAAAAATCCGAGTGGGAGAGAAGAACTGTCCGCGCTCCAAGCTTACAGGGACCTTCTCTCCTTTCAGGGGCCGCAACTGCGGTGCGGAACACAGGCCACGGTCTGCGTGACGGCGGCGGCGAGTGCGCAGCACTTTTACTGTCGGATTTGCGGCATGGAGCAAGACCTCCAGGAAATATCGAAGAAGCTCGCCGCCGTTTACGAGGGCAGAACGAGAGAAACGAACCATGGCGTCCAGGAGAACTTGGGTTTACTGTGTGCTGTGAAAGGCAAAGACTGGGGGTGGCACCGAGGGtttctccccttcctcccaGACAAGTCCCGAATCCGAGTTTTCTTCATCGACTATGGGTTCTTTGAGTGCGTCGACATTGAGGACGTCCACAGGTTGCCAGATGGTTTCGATTCAATTCCCTTTATGGCGTTTCCATGTTCCCTGGGCGACGTGGACGAGGAGGTCAAAGCTCGCCAGTTGAGTTTCCTTAAATCAGGTCTGCTTGGAAGCGTTCTGGACGTGGAGATCAGAGACTTTGAGGAAAAAGAACATCTCTACACCGTCACTATCAACAACCCCGAAGGAAAGGCCGTGGAGAAAGCTGAGCCCATTCTCAAAACCAAGCGGGATTTTGCAGCAGAAGACCTGACGTCACACAACAGTTACCTGTACCTGGAGACAATTATACGTGAAACCTTCCTCAAAACATTGGGAATAGAGGAGATGACGGAAGGAGCAGCCTTTGTCGGCTACGTCACGTTTGCTCAAAATCCAGAAAGGTTCTGGATCCGGACGCAAAATCGCAATGATGAGTTTGAGGAACTGATGTCAAACATGGTCGACCACTTTAGAGAGGTGAAAATGGATGACGATGTCCTGGTGAATCCCCAGCTCGGTACGCTCTGCTGTGCAATGTATGAGGAAGACCTGCATTTCTACAGAGCTTTGGTCATCAGCCAACTCCTGCATGGATGCGAAGTCCTTTTTATTGACTTTGGGAACATTGAGAAAGTTCCTCATAACCTGATCAAGAAGATACCCAGAGCCTTGGCCGACCCCCCAGCGTTTGCCTTCTGCTGTTCCCTCGATAATGTTATACCTTTGGACGACGTCTGGACAACCACGATGTGCGAGTCCTTCAGAAAAACCGTGTCGGGGAAAGCCCTGCGAGTCCAAGTGGTCCAGATGAGGAAAAGCACGTTTGTTGTGGATCTCTATGAGATGGGAGACGGCGCTCAGAGCATCGCCGAGTTCATCAGTTCCAAGCATGACGGATTCTGGAGCAGCGTCCCAAACAAACCTGCGGCGGACACGGACACAGAGTGTCAGAGACACGGTGAGGTATCGGACCCACccgaggagaagcaggaggtggaggtcagtgaggagcaggaagacaaaacatgcaaaaatacgGGAAAAGCTGCCTTTAAATCCTTAAACATCAAACCCGGGTGTCAGTTAGCCGTGTGCTGCTCGTGCGTGGCCTCCCCGTCAGATTTCTGGTGTCTGTCGTTTGATAGAGCTCGGGCTTTGGCTAAGTTGATGACTAAAATGCAGCTTTATTACTCCACCCACACGGTGCCGCTCCTCCCAGAAGACTCCTGCTGCGTTGTCAAATCACCTAGAGATGAAGTGTGGTATCGGGCCGCCatcacagacagacaacaggcCCGCTGCGTGTTGGCCCTGGTTGACTATGGCTACTCTGTCCAAATGGAGGAGCACCATCTCCAGGGAATACTGCCAGAGTTCCTCCATCTGGAAAGACAAGCCTTCCGGTGCAGCCTGTCCAGGCTGATTGAACCAGCTGAGCCTGTTAGCGTCGGCGGCTGGAGTTCAAAGGTGTGTAAATTGCTGAAGGAGCTCCTCCATGACAAAAATAGTCTCAGGTGCATCGTCGTTTCCCAGTGGAACATCAAGAACAGAGGGTCGTGCAACGTCGTGGAGCTCTACAGCAACAAATACCAGCAGAGCATCACAAGCTTCCTCCTGGAGCAAGGCCTCGCCAGAGAGGCCACCTTCTCCATTCTGCCCATGTCCTCGGAGTTCCCAGAGTCTTTCGTCTACTCTTCCTTCGACCTGGGTCCAGGGAGTAAAGAGGAAGTCTTTGTGACGCACATCATCAATCAGGGGGAGATCTACTGCCACCTCGAGAGGAACATCGACGTCATCGAAAAGCTTGAAATGAAAATCGTCGAGGAGACTCGGAAAAGGACGCCGGGGGACTCGGACGCCGCCGTGAGGAACCTGTGCTTGGCTAAATACTTTGACGGTCTGTGGTACAGGGGGTTCGTGCACGCCGTCCAGTCAGCCGTGCATCTCGGCGTGTTTTTTGTGGATTATGGAAACAGCGTGATATCGGAGAAGAGCAACGTCGCGCGCATCTCTGGAGGCTGCGCAGACCTGTTGCATACGCCCATGCAGGCGCTGAGGTTCAGACTGGCCTCGGTGCCCAGAGAAGAGCTGTACGCCGACGTCAGCCAGTGGCTGTCTGAGACCGTCCTCCACAGGCAGCTGACGGCCCGCGTGCTCGCGCCCATGGAGGACGGCTCCTTCGATGTGGAGCTGTTCGACGGAGACGCCAGCATCAACGAGAAGGTGAGGGAGCTCGTCGCCAGCCTTTTACCCAAAACAAAGCCACTTCTGAGTTTGCCTggacaaaacaagacaaacctTGGACCTCTGTCCACCGGGACCACATcccaaacacagagaggaggtggagttTGTGCCATGGAGCGtccagaagaggagaggagcgtgCCCGCAGAACCGCAGGAAACCCCTGAAGAGCCGCAAGCGTCCCTCCACGCGGGTGGAGAGTCGGTGCCGGAGCTCGTCGGGAAAACCGACATCCCACAGCTGTCGAGTTTGCCCGACATCGAGGTCACCGAAGGCTTCAGGACATCGTGCTTCATGTCCCACATCGACTCCCTCAGCAGCTTCTTCCTCCAGCGGGCAGACGACGAACCTGCCATCCTCAAGATGGTCGAAGATCTGAACTCCGACGCCTTAAGAGGCTCCTTGAGGAGGGTGAGCCCCACATCGCTGCAAACCGGCGCCCTGGTTCTAGCAGAGTATGAGGAAGACGGCGCGCTGTATCGCTCGGTTGTGAAGCATCTCGAGGGAAATTCTGTGAAAGTGGAGTTTCTTGATTATGGAAATTCTTCAGTCATGGAGGACAGGATCTTCTCCATACCGGAAGAGTTTCTCTCTCAGCCCAGATTTAGCATCCCCTGCTGCCTCTTCGATAACAAGGCGTATGAAAATGAGGCTGCTTTCACCCGCGCTGCCATGGAGAAGCCTCTTCTGTTCCACTTTGCCCGTCACCCTGGACCTCAGTGGGAGGTGGTGATTGTCGAAGGAGCGACTGGTCCTTCGGAGCCACCTGTGGAGAGTAAAACCCACAGTGAAGAGAGGGGGAATGACCCGGCAGGTTTATCTGGAACGGACCAAGCCTTGTCCACAGTCGACCCGGAGAAGTCCACGCAAACGCCACCTGCTTCCCTGCCGTCCAGACTGAAGCGGTTAACCTGCCGCTGTTGTAGAAGGCCACCGACCAGACTTAAGAGGGGATCTCGAGACGTCAGGAGGCAAACCAAAAGCCTCTCGGAGGAGCCCGAAGGTCCCGGTGCTCACGCGGTCACGCCTCTCAACATTCAATCCAAAACCACCGAGAACTGCACTCTCCTGTCGGTCACGCGCGACGGCAGCTTTTACGTGCGGTTACAGAGGAGCGCTCATCTGCTCTCTGCTTTGGAACGCAGCATCTTCCACAACCTGCACAGGTGCGCGCCCGTACCTGCGGAGGAGGTCAAAGTAGGCCTGAAATGTTTAGTCCAGGTGCCCAAAGACCAGCGGTGGCACCGGGCCGTGGTTCAGCAGGTGTACGGTCAGACCTGCCTGGTCCGCCTCGATGATCACGGAATAACGGAGGCGATCTCCGCCGGCTCCGTCCGCCAACGCTGCGACCTCCTGACGGAAGTGCCCGACCTCGCCGTGCTGTGTAGGATGAACTCCTTTGGGTTCGGCGCCTGCAGGTCATGGCTGGagtctctgcagctgctggtagGCAGCGAGGTCAGGCTGATATTCATGAGCTACTCAGAGGTCGGTGAACTTTGGAAGGTGGAGATGGTCGTGAACCCGCTGTTTCTGGGGCTCCTGATGTCGCCGGAGAAGACCAGCGACCCGGCGGCGAGCCGACCTCAGCAGCTGAACTTTGCTCCTGTCGAACTCGATAAGTCCTATCACGGGTTTGCAGCCGCAGCTACGAATCCTTTTGAGTTTTGTGTCCTCCTGGAAGAGTCACTTCTGGTCCTGAAGAAGGTTTCCGTGATGTTGAGTAATCTGCCCAAGCAGCTGCTCCCTCTCCCCGAAGCTCACCTCCTCCCCggcacctgctgcctcctgaaATCCAGCACCAAGAAGAAGTGGTGCCGGGCGGAAGTCGTGCACCTGGGCGGCACCATAGTCCTGCTAAACCTGCTGGATTACGGCTTCTACGAGTGCACGCCACGTGAAAACGCTGGCCAGTTAAGGATGCTTCCGGCGGAGATGAGGAACCTGCCCAAGGTGATCCACCCCTGCATCCTCCGAGGCGTGAGGCCACTCGGAGCAGACGGGCAGTGGGCCGACGAGGCGGCGTTCTGCTTCCAGCGCTGTTTGTACCAGAAGAGACTCCAGATCTTCTTCAGAGAGCGCGTGTCAGACTCAGCGTGGAAGGTCGACATGTTGGCTGATGGCGTCCATGTTGCCAAGTGGCTGGTGGATGCCCAACAAGCCCATTATTTAGACATCGTGCAGGAAGTGAG GTTCCAGGAATGGAGTCTCGGTACGGGAAATCGGAGCAAAGAGGAGCGCGATGAAGTCTACGATGGGTTCCGCAGTTACTTCACTGAAGTCCAAAGGAAGATACCAATCTCTAAATCCAGTCACT gTTCTCTGATGTGA